In one Sporolituus thermophilus DSM 23256 genomic region, the following are encoded:
- a CDS encoding ISLre2 family transposase: MTRLVYMHEGWEEKDGRRALKNPVYLSSVDKEADEFWEYVWEEANKRYDLDRIEKIYVIGDGAAWIQCARIVFPKAEFILDKFHLMKYVRQAVGGNKELSKTLLGALRFGNFEKAQEVIEKLLKSATTASRKQAIIQSWGYIRSNWEGITRIYSYKEIKCSAEGHISHVLSARMSSRPMGWSREGAKHMAYIRVCQANGQAVAEEYLRQQSTDYKIEAMITSSAETVEAQRQKKVKVTGEKHDNIPILRGPKSFLYKALRELSLAYA; encoded by the coding sequence CTGACACGCCTGGTATATATGCATGAGGGCTGGGAAGAAAAAGATGGGCGACGGGCGTTAAAAAATCCGGTTTATCTAAGCAGTGTGGATAAAGAAGCAGATGAATTTTGGGAATATGTGTGGGAAGAAGCAAACAAGCGTTATGACCTTGACCGTATCGAAAAGATCTATGTAATAGGTGATGGCGCTGCCTGGATCCAGTGTGCCCGAATTGTTTTTCCGAAAGCAGAATTTATTCTGGATAAATTTCATTTAATGAAATATGTTCGGCAAGCTGTAGGAGGCAACAAAGAACTTAGTAAAACACTGCTAGGAGCATTGCGTTTTGGCAACTTTGAAAAAGCGCAAGAAGTCATTGAAAAGCTATTAAAAAGCGCGACAACGGCAAGCCGTAAACAGGCAATTATACAATCCTGGGGCTACATTCGAAGCAACTGGGAAGGAATAACCAGAATATACAGTTACAAAGAGATAAAATGCAGTGCTGAAGGGCATATCAGTCACGTATTATCGGCGCGCATGAGCAGCCGGCCGATGGGGTGGAGCCGAGAAGGCGCCAAGCATATGGCATACATACGCGTATGTCAGGCAAACGGCCAAGCGGTGGCAGAAGAATATCTAAGACAGCAAAGCACAGATTACAAAATTGAGGCGATGATAACAAGCTCAGCGGAAACTGTTGAAGCGCAGCGGCAGAAGAAAGTAAAAGTAACCGGGGAAAAACATGATAATATACCTATACTGAGGGGGCCGAAAAGCTTTTTGTATAAGGCCCTGAGGGAGCTTTCGCTTGCTTATGCCTAA